The Tursiops truncatus isolate mTurTru1 chromosome 20, mTurTru1.mat.Y, whole genome shotgun sequence DNA window CCCTCGGGATTCTGAGTGTGAGAAGGGGCGGAACTCAGACCCTCATGCTGAGGGCGGACTGGCTCACTCCCTGGGGGTTGGGGTCCTGGCCAGGCACTACCACCCGTGGGGGGGGCAGGGACTGAGCCCTAGGGCATCCCTTCTCGCAGGTATGAGGTGATGCAGTTCTGCTGGCTTCAGCCTGAGCAGCGGCCGACGGCCGAGGAGGTGCACCTGCTGCTGTCCTACCTGTGTGCCAAGGGTGCCACCGAGGCAGAGGAGGAGTTTGAGCGGCGCTGGCGCTCACTGCGGCCTGTGGGGGGCAGTGTGGGCCCCGGGCTGGGGGCGGCAGGCATGGCACTGGGGGGCATGGGCGAGCTTGCGGCCACCTCATCCTTCCCACTGCTGGAGCAGTTTGCTGGCGACAGCTTCCACACGGATGGTGATGACGTGCTGACGGTGACTGAGACGAGCCGTGGCCTCAACTTCGAGTACAAGTGGGAAGCCGGCCGCGGCTCCGATGCCTTCCCGCCACCTGAGGGCGCACTGAGCCCGGGCCGAGACGCGCGTCTGCAGGAGCTCTGCGTCCCTGACGGTGCTCCCCCAGGCGTGGTGCCGGTGCTCAGCGCTCACAGCCCCTCGGTGGGCAGCGAGTACTTCATCCGCCTGGAAGACCCCGCGCCTGCCGCAGGCCACGACCCCGACTGTGCCGGCTGTGCCCCCAGCACCGTCGCTGCCACCCTGCGCCCCGACGGCAGCGACCATGATGACGACTCTGACGGCAGCACGGCCGCCTCGCTGGTCATGGAGCCACTGCTGGGCCACGCGCCGCCCGCTGATGGCCCCTGGGGCCACTGCGACTACCACCTATGCAGGAGCCATGCCCGTGACCTGCCTTGCACCTCACGCTCACCCTCCCCAGAGACCCCGATGCTGGCGGAGCCCAGAGCAGAGGATATTGACTGGGGCGTGGGGGCATTCTGCCCGCCCTTCTTTGAGGACCCGCTGGGCACATCCCCCTCCGCGAGCTCCAGGGCCCAACCATCCCCAGGTGGGGAAGAGCTGGGAGAGGCTGGGATGCCCAGGGCTGCCCAGCACAGACACTGGAGCTCCAATGTATCTgcaaacaacaacagcagcaaccgAGCACCAGAATTCTGGGTCCCGGGCCTCTCAGGTTACACGGACTGCTGCCCTGGTGTGAAGCAGGCCCTACAGACCGTCCCTGAGCTGGGCCATCCTCTGATCCCAGAGGACCTCAGAGAGCCTCTCCTTGGGCCAAAGGGGGCCTCCTCTGGTAAGGAGATGGGCCGCTGCCTTGGCCTCCCCCATCTGTATCCTGCTGAGGGCCTGACACCTGCCCCGTGCCTGGTCACATCCCCGTGGACAGAGGCAGCCAGAAGTGGTGGTGACAGCCcccaggcagagcccaggctTGCAGAGGAGGCCGAGGGCTCTGCTGGACTccagctgccccttccctccatcccaTCCCCATCCCAAGAGGGAGCCCTGCTTCCTGCCGAGGAGGCCAGCACCCCGCCCACCCTGCCTGCTTCACCCACGCCCACTGGCAGCCCACAGCCTGCCACTGAGCCAGTCCAGGCCCTGGACAGCGACAGTGGCAGCAGCTCCCCTGAGCTGGAGGCACCAGGCAGTGAAGACGAAGACACGACTGAGGCCACTTCTGGTGTCTTCACTGACTTGTCCAGCGACGGCCCGCAGGCTGAGAAACCAGATGTGACACCAGCCTTCCGCTCCCTACAGAAGCAGGTGGGGACCCCCGACTCCTTGGACTCCCTGGACATCCCATCCTCAGCCAGTGATGGCGGCTCTGAGGTCTTCAGCCCATTAGCTGTTGGCACCCCTGGCGGGCAGCCCCGAGCCCTGGACAGCGGCTATGACACAGAGAACTATGAGTCCCCTGAGTTTGTACTCAAGGAGGCCCATGAGCCCTGTGAGCCTGAGGCCTTGGAGGAGCTGGCCTCAGAGGGTGAGAGCCCCGGGCCAGAGACTCGTCTCTCCGCCTCCCTGGGTGGCCTCAGCGAGAAGAATCCTTACCGCGACTCTGCCTACTTCTCAGACCTGGACACGGAGCCAGAGCCCCCCTTGGGCCCCAAGGAGAAGCAAGGAGGTGTCCCAGTCCCTGGGCCAGAGCCCGATCTGGAGAGCCTGAAGAGCCCCAGGCTGCCGTCTGCACTGCCCTCCCCTGAGTCGGGGATGTTTGGGGAGGCACAGGGCTCTGGCCCCAGGGAGGTGCCGCCACTGCCACTGTTTGAGGGCTCTTCCCCAGAGCCAAGCGCCGGCCCCGGGGGCCCCAGGCTGGAGCCTCCCTGGCCCCAAGACCCAGCCCAGGCGCCACCCATGCCCAGCCCCGGGCACTCTAAGATTTTCCTGCTGACTCCGGTCCGGCCCAGCTCAGAAGGCCACCGCCCCGAGCTCCAGGAGACCCTGGGACTGCTGTCAGGGTCGGGCCTGCAGGAACGGACAGGGGGTCCAGGTGCCCCCAGAACCCCACTCTGCCTGGCCCTGCCGGCAGTCCTCGCGGCTCCAGAGGGGCGGCCGGAGGAGGAAGAGGACGACAGCGAAGACAGTGACGAGTCGGACGAGGAGCTCCGCTGCTACAGCATCCAGGAGCCGAGCGAGGAGAGCGAGGAGGAGGCGCCGCCTGTGCCAGTGGTGGTGGCGGAGAGCCAGAGTGCGCGCAACCTGCGCAGCCTGCTTAAGATGCCCAGCCTGCTGTCTGAGGCCTTCTGCGAGGACCTGGAGCGCAAGAAGAAAGCCGTGTCCTTCTTCGACGACGTCACCGTCTACCTCTTCGACCAGGTGGGCAGCCGCCCTGGGTGGGCTCTGCGTGGCGGAGTGGGGGTCTGCGGCGGGACGGGAAGCCATGGGAGACTCGTGCTGTTCTGATCCTCCAGGAAAGCCCCACCCGGGAGCTCGGGGAGCCCTTCCCTGGCGCCAAGGAGTCGTCCCCCACGTTCCCGGTGGGCAGCCCGGGCTCCCCCAGCACCCCCGGCCGGCCTCGGCGGGCTGACCGCTCCCCCGACGGCCCCGCGGCCGAAGAGGGTGAGCTGGAGGCGGGGTGACGCGGCGGCGAGGGTGGGGCaacgggggtgggtggggcaaCGGGGTGGGTGGGGTCCTCATGGAGGCGGGGCAAcatggcggggtgggggtgggcctgTGACTTAgctggtgggcggggcctggaCGTGACTTCTTGCTCCGGGCGGTGTCTCCCCCATCCGGTCCACAACTGACGGCGGGCACCTCGCAGGCGGAGGGTTCGAGTGGGACGATGGCCTCCCGCCGACGCCGGCCCAGGAGCCTACCCCGTGCGTCCCCGCTGCGCCCGCCAAGCCCAGCCCCTTCTCTCGCTTCACTGTCTCACCAGCGCCTGCGTCCCGCTTCTCCATCACACACGTCACCGACTCGGACTCCGGGTCCGTGGGAGGTGAGGCTGCGGTGGGGCTGGCGGGAGGGGATACTGAGTCAGGACAGTGGTGAGGGCGGCTGGGAAGGGCACCTGCTGGGCGCGAGGCCCTACGCTCGTTATTTCGTGTTTTCTGGACAAGCTCAGTTTTCAGAcgggggaactgaggctcagagaggtcaggtcaCGCCAGGCCTGTTTGTTGTGGCCACCTTGGCACGTTTCCTCACCGCCCTGAGGAGATGCAGTGCCCCAGACAAAGCTGGCTCAGCACTCTCGGGATGTAGGTTGGATGtccactccctgccccacccccaccccccgcacccccccgctcttttctccctcctccgAAGGCACCAGGCTGGACACTGAGTGCCCCCCACCCTGCTCTCTGACCTGCAGCAGCCTCTCCTGCCAGAACCTTCCCAGCCCCTGCTGGTCTGCCTCATCCACCAGCCCCCCATCTCAGATCTAATGGCTTGTCcagagatggtggtggtggctcAGGTGCCCACGTGGGGCCCTACTCAGGGGCCTTAGCTCACTCCTCCCTCCAAGCTCTACTCCTGTCAACCTCAGACCAGGTGGGCTCATACCTGCCCAGTTGCCACCACCCCATTCTACTAGGCTTCCCTGAAAGCTCACCTTCACTAAGATGCCCCTACTTATCTTGTCCCCCTGGCAGACCCAGCCCCTCCCTTGCGGCCCTTGGCATGTGGCTGCAGCCTCTAGGGAAGGATGTGCTGGTCTGTTTGTGTCACACAGTGTGCCCTTAATGGATATCTGAACAAGCAAGCAGGTCACCAGGAGGCGAGTGTGTGACCCTGGCCAGCCCAGTCCTGCTCgggtctcagttttcccacctgtaaaaagAGGACTCAGAGGGCTGACGTTGAGCTTTGTTGGGCCCGATCCCTGGTGATGTGGCGGGAAGGATAATCGTCTGGCTCCTACCTAGATAGGCAGGCAGGTAGGcctgctgcagccccagctgctcAGTGGCCCGTAAGCCAGGGATTGAGGCCAGGTGAAAGCCCTGGGCGAGGGGACTCTGGCTGTCCTTGGAGGGGAGGGTGCTCTCAGGAGTCCCTGTGGCCCCAGTGTCTCCCTAAACATGTTTGCCAGGTCCTACAGCAGGTGCTGGGGGCAGCTGTAAAGAGGCCTGAGCCCCAGGCAGCCCCTGCTTGGATCCCCTGCCGGTTCTCTCCCCGGCAGCAGCGAGGATGGTGACCAAGAGTGGTGGGGACTTTCATCTTGGCAGTGGTCAGCAGCAGCTTCCAAGCGCTTCGGTGCCCCATGCAGCACCCTGGAGGAGCAGGGCAGGCGCTGGACATAAGAGCATCTGTGCACACCAGCCCTGTGCTGCCCTGGGGGCAGGATTTGTCCTGGACACTTGGGTTTGCTGCTAGGCCCTAGGGATGCCCTACAGCCGCCCCTCACCCTgaagctgccccctcccccccggccCCCTGCTGTCAAGACTGCTTGGCCTCTGAGGCCAGGGGCCCTCGCACGCCCTGCCTACAGGTTCCTGTGGTGTATTACAGGCTGCTGTGTCCTCACCCCAGGTGAGAGGGCAGGTACAGGCCTGCTAGGAcggcctctccctgccccctttgCCCCTTCTGCCGGTTCAGGGTTTGCTCAGTGCAAGAAGAGGACACCGGGCTCGTGGGTCCCCGCTCCAAGTCTGTGGCTGTTTCCCCTTCACTGAATCAGTTAGACCGTAAGCTCTCCCTTCCCACAGGGTATGGGCCGGCTCCTGCCTGGGTCCCACTGGAGCCCTGCGAGGGGACTGAGGTGGGCAGCCCGAAAGATGGGGGGCTTTCAGGTCGCAGTCCTGCTGCTTCAGCCCCTGTCTGTCTAGAGGTGTCTGTGGCTCCCCTCTGCAAGGTAGGGCCCAGCCCGGCCCAGCTGCCAAAGGAAAGTGGCGGCTGCCCCCCACGGTCAGTGTCAGGGGGTTCCTACTGCAGGGATGGAGACAGTGGGaaggggtggagctgggagggagggtggggcagggcagcaCAGGTGGTATTTTTGTAACGCTGTTGTCAGAACAGATGGAAGAGGGATGCTTTTAAGTTATTGTTGCCAAAGAGACATAAAATTTATTGTTGcttttggggtgggggtgtgggtggggactTGTTttgaacttgttttttttttgtttatttgaggcTTATGATGCTGGTACAATGATCGTCTTGTTCCtttcttgtctgttttttaagagaaatcaaaactaaGGAAAAAAGCCTTCGTGCTAAGCGTGTTTTCTTTCGGAGTCTGCAGATAAAGCCTCGGGCAGGAGGGGGCATGGGCTGTGCTGGGGTGGGGTCCCTATAGTCCCTTCTGACCACTGGGGGATGCAGGAGGGAGACCACCCCTTCCTCTAGCTGTCCTTGGCACACCTTGGTGGAGGGACACAGTGACCTTGGGCCCCTAGGGTGCCCAGGTTGGGGtgtcttcccagaacagggccaGCGGACTGACGCCTGCAGCCCTCACTTCCTGCCTGGAAGCTGGCCCTACCTAGGTAAGGGTGAGAGGGAACCTCTCCGGGAAgctcttcctcctgcctctccaggggTGGCCCCTGTCCCTCAGCACGGGGAGGCCGGGTGAGGGGGCGGTGAGCTGGGAGCAAGGTGGGTtgtgaggaggtggggcttctgTGCCCCTCCACCGCAAACATCTGCCCTGTGACCCTGCCTCGCCTCACCTGGCCTGCCTCCAGCTTCTGCAAGGTGAGAGCCTCTGGGGCCCCAACCCCTGTGCTTCGTGTTCTGGGCTGTGCGCAGAGCCCCTCCTGGGAGGGTCTGGGAGGAGCAAGCGAACGCTGCCCGGAACTGAACGTCTCCTGAGGTAAGGACTGCTGTCACCAACGTGGTTATTAGCACGGCTGTATTTCAGCCTTAAATGTCAAACAGCATGGATCCGATAGCTTCTAAAATCTTATATTTCAGCTGAAATATGGAAACAGCCAGAGCATTGAGGGGGCCCACCCAGGAATCCTGGGGTAGGCCCCCTCAATGGCACAGAGCTTGGGGAGCCAGGCCACAGCACCGACCACCCTGGGGACAGGGAGGAGAGCTGGGGGCCCTGCAGCCAGTTCTGGATGGGAGTTAGGGTGTGGGCAGGGAGAAACTGGGACAGAGAGGCCCACAAAACTGCCAGTGGCAGGGGGGAGACCCAGCAAAGCCCCAATCAGGGGTCTGCCAGGAAGTTGTGCTCATACTAAATCCAAGGAAGGGAGGCCGGCCCTcgctctccccttcccctccccttgcccctgCATTGCTGCCGCAGGCACGTACTACAGGTGGGCGGCCTCATTACTGACCAGACAGGGGCTCCCCTTACAGCTACAAGCTGATGCGATGGCCCTCCCTGCACCTTGGGGGCTCCCTGGCCCACACGACAGATGGGCCTGATTCAAAAGGTTGGCCGCCCAGCCCAGGCAGCAGGTCCCTGCTCCCCTCACTCTCCTTGGCCACGGCCATGCCACCTCCTGACCCTGTAGGAACAGCCGGGGTCCAGCCTAGGCCAGATTGAGGTGGGGGCAGAAGGGCTTGGAAGGAGACAATTCTCTAAATGGGGAGCAAGCAGATTGTAACAAAACAGGTTACAGGTCAGGGTGTGGGAGGAGGAGCCCCACAGGCAGTGGGTGCAGATGTGGCCGTCAGCTGAGGAGTGGGGCAGACCTGTCATTGGTCACCGTCGGCTTCAGCTGGACGCTGGCGAAGGGATTcctgagaagaggagagaagagtggTTTGAGTGGTTTTCGGGAGGGGTGCTGAGCGCCGCCCTGTGGCTACAGACGGCACCCACCTGGACCCCGATGGCCCAGCCTCTGAGCTCAGGGCCCGGGGGTGGCAGAGGCCACAGGGGAGAGCCAGAAAGGGGCGCTGTCCGCAAGGCCAGCTGAGCCCCAGCGCGCCACCCTCTGCTCACCCCCCCCCAGGTGCCCCACCTCAAACCGTCAACCCTCCCACAGGCAGGGTGGGTGGGCATGGGGGGGGCCCCGCCACATCAGCCCTGGTCCTTTCTCTGCAACCTGAGGCAGCCCCACATGAGCCGCACCCGAGCTCGGTGCGCCGCCCCCCAAGGCCAAGCGCCCCCGTCACCTGCCCGGGAGCAGCAGCTGAGCCCATCTGCAAGGACACAGCTGTTGACACATAGAGCCACAGCTCAGCAGAGTGCACAAGCCCAGCCCATGCATCCTGGGGGCCCAGAGAGTGGCCCGTCCCATGCCGACATGACAGACACGAGGCGCAGGCACCCCAGCGACAACGGGGCTGGTAGGAGTGGACGCCCGCAGCCCCTGCGGAGGGGCTGACCGCCTCCTCAGAGAGGAGCCGTGCCTGCCCCTGCGTGCCGAGGCTGCGgctgacagacagacagacgcaCCAGACAAGGGGCTGAGATGGAACGAGATGAGTGCAGGGTGGGGCTGGCACCTGGCCTCGTGCTCACGGAGGCCTCTCCTCCTCGGCGGGCTCCGAGGACCTGCCCAGGTGGAGACGGCACAGGAGAGCAGgccaggggacgtcaggcagtcCCAAGGGTGACAGCACGGATGGCGCGTGGGACACGGAGGGCTCGGCCTGAACGGGAGCCGTTACCTGGGGCGGGAGTGGCCTCTGACATGGCTGGGCGTCCACAGGAGCTGGGTGGGCGCTCTGTCCAGGTGCCCAGGAAGATAGAATGTGGGGTGGGCAACCCTGTGTTTGCCTGAGGACCTGGCATTTTCTAAAACACTGAGGCACTTTGAACAACTGAGTCCAAAGGATGAACTAGTGAGAGGAGACTGATCTGCATCTCCAAGATGCTGCCTGACAGTTGGCAGCACCCGCAGCCGTTCCACCCCTGCCTCGGAACATCTGCACCTGATGAAAGGCCCTTCCAGCCGGcggggcctcagtctccctcaTTCAGGGCCTCTCTGGCCTCCCAGGCTTGGGTCTGAGCAGATGTGCTTCAGCCCCACTGGCCCCAGGCAGGGGCAGCCTGGAGATTCTGAAACCGAGGTTCTGCTGTGACCAGCGTCACCTGCCCTGGGACGGAGGATGCAGGGCAGCCACGGGGGCGGCCGCCTTGACTGGACTCTTGTCCTAGAGGAGGGCTCCATGCCCTTGGCGGTCTGCAGCCAGGGTCATGGCGGGGGGTCTTGTGGGGCTGGAAACGGGGCAGGTTTGTCCATCCAGAGTCGGGGACCCAGCAGGGGAAGGGACCCAGAGAAGGGAGGATGGCACCTGTGCTGACCAGAGCCAGGGGCAAAAGGGAGTTCCAGCCGGGTGTGTCCTGACGCACCTACATTCTCATCAGAAAGGGTCAGTGACCAGCCACGTGTAAATCAACGAAGTTACAACACACcctcaaaccatatacaaaaataaactcaaaatggcttatagacttaaatataagacacgacaccataaaactcctagaagaaaacataggcaaaacattctctgacgtaaatcgtaccagtgttttcttaggtcagtctcccaaggcaataaaaacaaaagcaaaaataaacaaatgggacctaatcaaacttacaagcttttgcacagcaaaggaaaccgtaaacaaacaaaaagacggcctacagattgggagaaaatatttgcaaatgaagcaactgacaaggacttaatttccaaaatatacaaacagctcatacctctcaacaacaaaaaaccaaacaacccaatcgaaaaatgggcagaagacctaactagacatttgtccaaagaagacatacagatggccaacatgcatatgaaaagatgctcaacattgctaattattagagaaatgcaaatcaagactacaatgaggtaccacctcacactggtcagaatggccatcattaagaagtctacaaattacaaatgctggagagggtgtggagaaaagggaacctccctacactgttggtgggagattggtgcaggcactatggaaaagagtctgGAGGTTCCCCCcaaaactagagttgccatgtgatccagatgaaactaattcaaaaagatccatgcacccctatgttcacagcagcactattcacactagccaagacatggaaacaacctaaatgtccactgacagataaatgaataaagatgtggtatatacacaatggaatattagccataaaaaagaatgaaataatgccatttgcagcaacatgaatagacctagagattctcatactaagtgaagaatgACTAATAGCacatgatatcacatatataaaatctaaaaaaattatacaaatgaacttatctacaaaacagactcacagacatagaaaacagacttgtggttgccaaggaggaagaggggtggggaggggtggattgggagtttgggattagcaaatgaaaactattatatatagaatgggtaaacaaggtcctaccgtatagcacaggaaattacaTTCAgtgtatcctgtgataaaccataatggaaaagaatataaagaagaatatatacaggtataactgagtcactttgctacatggcagaaatcaacacaacactgtaaatcaactatacttcaattaaaaaaaaagggtcagTGGCAAACCCACACTACCACCTGAACCAGGAAGACCTCCCTGAAGAGGGTGTCTGGCCTCTGACCCACACCGTCCCCCAAAACAGTGTGACCATGGAAGAAGCATGTGCTGTCCACACTGCAGGTTCTGAGGAAGGAGGTGGCAGCTGTAATCACTCCAGACCTCTGGAGCGActccctcctgcagccccagccagAGACCCCTGGGTGGGACACTCCCACCCTTCAGCATCAGAGGAAGTGTGAGGCCCCCTTGGGTGCTCACCACCTTCTGGGATGTTCTGTGAAAGAACAGGCTTAAGAGCTACCCCCGGGGAGGGCACCTGAGTGACCCCAGGTGAGGGACTTGGGTCAACACTGGGATGACAAAACATGACAAGATTTGGACCTGAGGCACTGCTGATCCTGCTGTCCTGCAGACGTCCGTCACTGCCCAGGGGTGGACGCCGGGGCCAATCAACAGACGACCACCCAGACACAGAACAAGCTCTTCTTGACCCAAATGGGAGACGCTGGAGTATGCGAGAGCCAGTGCTGTCAGGATGCCAgggcccctccccaggcagggCCACCAGGCACTCAGGTGCCCGACTGGTGGCTGGGCTCTGTCCCCCTCCTGAGCAGGGACACAGGGACAGCCGGTAGCTTTTATACGGAATGGATTTGTATCCTCCGGGGGGCAGGCCTGAAGTCCCGGGCATGGTGAAGGGAGGCATGAGCCAGGCCCCCCGCCAGGAATGGCTGTCCCCACCACCCAGTCCTCTGCAGACCCCCACAGCCTGACAAGGTGGGACCCCTGCAGCCAAGCAGCATTCGGGTCCAGGCTCATGAAACATTCGTCACTGAGGATTTGGTGGAATCACCTTCGGTTATCTTCTGAATCCACTTCTTGAATAAGAAAGGGGGTGGTTCTGAGAACAGCCCGGTCAGCACGAAGCATGGCTTGTGTCCTGTGGTGACTCCGGGGCAGAGAAGGAGCGAAGAGCAGTCACAGCATAGATTTCAACTTCCTCCACGTTTTCCTCTTAAAACGTGGCACAACTTCAGAACGTCGGCCCTTCTGGACTTGAGTCGTTCTCCTCCCCGgccctcctcccagggctgtgAGCTCTGGCAAAGTTGAGCAACGTCCCTCAACCAACCAGAGGTGGCTTGTGACACCCCCGCACCTGGTAGGATCATCAGGACAGGCAGACCCTGCGGCCGCCGTGCTGTGAGCTCCCAGAGATGAGTGCACCCCCGCCCGCCGTGCCCCTGGGGCTCTGCCCTCCATCCAGGGGTGGGGTTCTAGGCAGAGGCCACACGAGCCTCCCTGAGCCTTCACCCCCTTCCAGTACCTCCAGTGGGTGAGATCAGCTGGGCTCCACCAGCTCAGAGGGACCACGAGGGCAGCAGAGGTGGGGGCGGGAGATGCAGGTGTCTCAAAGCATCTCGGAAGAAGAGGGATAGATGCAGGGGAGGAGAGTGGCCCAGGTCACCCACTGCTGAGCCAGGGTCAAAGTCATTTCTCCCATCCCCCAATTTCAGGAGCACTTGTCTCTAGAGTTTTCCAGAACTCACACTGCAACTCATcaagagaaaggcaggaaaaaacaaacaaacatatatatagataaaaaaccctggcagtccagtggttagggctctgcgcttccactgctgggggcccgggtttgatccctggtcagggaactaagatcccacaagccacgcagtgtggcctaaacaaacaaacacacacaccaaaaaaaaaaaacaagaaaggcagtgaaggagggagagggagagtccAGGACCTGCTGCCCACAGGGAGGGAGGATGGCATCTCCATGACACCCAAGGAGGTGAAGTGATGACCATCTTTGTAAAGGGCCCACGTGCCAGCTTCGCGCAGCAGACTTCTCAGtgacagggctggggtggggcagaggggcagcagTGCTGCCCAGACCCAGGCACAGGAGCCCAGAGCAGTGGGCTCCCCCTGCACGCCCCACCCCAGCTGTTGGCGCTTGCTTTCCAAGGGCACAGGGGAAGGGACCATCACCAGTTGGGAGCTGGAGGAGGCCCCTGGGGCCTGCTCTGGAAGCCTGGAGTAGCCCCCTGGAGCCATGTCGGGGCAGacagcagctgagcctgcgcagaACGGGGCCACTGCATCTGCTCATCCCCTGCGGGGCAGATGCATGCTGCTGCTCCCGCGTGCCTGTGGCTCTCACCTGGGCACAGGCCATGGCGCTATCCCCACACCCATCCTGGTCTCCCCAGCCCTCGAGGGGCTGCGATACTCACCAACCCAGGAGCCAGCCAGGCCGGGCTCAGACCCACGCTCAGGGACCGGTCTGAGGGGCACTCAGCCGAAGGAGCCCAAAGCCAGCCTCGCAGCTGATCACCAGGCTTCACCCCGATTATGGCCAAAGCACCCAGCAGAAGCAACAGGGAACCCAGACAGAGGGCCAGGACAGA harbors:
- the AATK gene encoding serine/threonine-protein kinase LMTK1 isoform X7 translates to MCFLSLEIACLWRSPVPGDRLSLEIACLDISHLQACSSDGAPLSELSWSSSLSVVAVSFSGLFTVIALMLACLCCKKGGIGFKEFENAEGEEYPADFSAQGSPAAAAQNGPDVYVLPLTEVSLPMAKQPGRSVQLLKSTDLGRHSLLYLEEIGHGWFGKVFLGEVNSGISSTQVVVKELKVSASVQEQMQFLEEAQPYRALQHSNLLQCLAQCAEVTPYLLVMEFCPMGDLKGYLRSCRVAESMAPDPLTLQRMACEVACGVLHLHRNNYVHSDLALRNCLLTADLTVKIGDYGLSHGKYREDYFVTADQLWVPLRWIAPELVDEVHCNLLVVDQTKASNVWSLGVTIWELFELGAQPYPHHSDRQVLAYAVREQQLKLPKPQLQLTLSDRWYEVMQFCWLQPEQRPTAEEVHLLLSYLCAKGATEAEEEFERRWRSLRPVGGSVGPGLGAAGMALGGMGELAATSSFPLLEQFAGDSFHTDGDDVLTVTETSRGLNFEYKWEAGRGSDAFPPPEGALSPGRDARLQELCVPDGAPPGVVPVLSAHSPSVGSEYFIRLEDPAPAAGHDPDCAGCAPSTVAATLRPDGSDHDDDSDGSTAASLVMEPLLGHAPPADGPWGHCDYHLCRSHARDLPCTSRSPSPETPMLAEPRAEDIDWGVGAFCPPFFEDPLGTSPSASSRAQPSPGGEELGEAGMPRAAQHRHWSSNVSANNNSSNRAPEFWVPGLSGYTDCCPGVKQALQTVPELGHPLIPEDLREPLLGPKGASSGKEMGRCLGLPHLYPAEGLTPAPCLVTSPWTEAARSGGDSPQAEPRLAEEAEGSAGLQLPLPSIPSPSQEGALLPAEEASTPPTLPASPTPTGSPQPATEPVQALDSDSGSSSPELEAPGSEDEDTTEATSGVFTDLSSDGPQAEKPDVTPAFRSLQKQVGTPDSLDSLDIPSSASDGGSEVFSPLAVGTPGGQPRALDSGYDTENYESPEFVLKEAHEPCEPEALEELASEGESPGPETRLSASLGGLSEKNPYRDSAYFSDLDTEPEPPLGPKEKQGGVPVPGPEPDLESLKSPRLPSALPSPESGMFGEAQGSGPREVPPLPLFEGSSPEPSAGPGGPRLEPPWPQDPAQAPPMPSPGHSKIFLLTPVRPSSEGHRPELQETLGLLSGSGLQERTGGPGAPRTPLCLALPAVLAAPEGRPEEEEDDSEDSDESDEELRCYSIQEPSEESEEEAPPVPVVVAESQSARNLRSLLKMPSLLSEAFCEDLERKKKAVSFFDDVTVYLFDQESPTRELGEPFPGAKESSPTFPVGSPGSPSTPGRPRRADRSPDGPAAEEGGGFEWDDGLPPTPAQEPTPCVPAAPAKPSPFSRFTVSPAPASRFSITHVTDSDSGSVGGTRLDTECPPPCSLTCSSLSCQNLPSPCWSASSTSPPSQI
- the AATK gene encoding serine/threonine-protein kinase LMTK1 isoform X10, which produces MPRGKSTRPTSRHRAPRQQRLRTGLTCMSCHSPRSPCLWPSSPGVQAGNPHGRCRAHTPEVKVQLLKSTDLGRHSLLYLEEIGHGWFGKTPRALRTAGDLRGGRHKRRSITATRARSPRSGPEPILQMSTLRHRNRLLWLEEQGWGQSLGTVESAHLVTPAPQVFLGEVNSGISSTQVVVKELKVSASVQEQMQFLEEAQPYRALQHSNLLQCLAQCAEVTPYLLVMEFCPMGDLKGYLRSCRVAESMAPDPLTLQRMACEVACGVLHLHRNNYVHSDLALRNCLLTADLTVKIGDYGLSHGKYREDYFVTADQLWVPLRWIAPELVDEVHCNLLVVDQTKASNVWSLGVTIWELFELGAQPYPHHSDRQVLAYAVREQQLKLPKPQLQLTLSDRWYEVMQFCWLQPEQRPTAEEVHLLLSYLCAKGATEAEEEFERRWRSLRPVGGSVGPGLGAAGMALGGMGELAATSSFPLLEQFAGDSFHTDGDDVLTVTETSRGLNFEYKWEAGRGSDAFPPPEGALSPGRDARLQELCVPDGAPPGVVPVLSAHSPSVGSEYFIRLEDPAPAAGHDPDCAGCAPSTVAATLRPDGSDHDDDSDGSTAASLVMEPLLGHAPPADGPWGHCDYHLCRSHARDLPCTSRSPSPETPMLAEPRAEDIDWGVGAFCPPFFEDPLGTSPSASSRAQPSPGGEELGEAGMPRAAQHRHWSSNVSANNNSSNRAPEFWVPGLSGYTDCCPGVKQALQTVPELGHPLIPEDLREPLLGPKGASSGKEMGRCLGLPHLYPAEGLTPAPCLVTSPWTEAARSGGDSPQAEPRLAEEAEGSAGLQLPLPSIPSPSQEGALLPAEEASTPPTLPASPTPTGSPQPATEPVQALDSDSGSSSPELEAPGSEDEDTTEATSGVFTDLSSDGPQAEKPDVTPAFRSLQKQVGTPDSLDSLDIPSSASDGGSEVFSPLAVGTPGGQPRALDSGYDTENYESPEFVLKEAHEPCEPEALEELASEGESPGPETRLSASLGGLSEKNPYRDSAYFSDLDTEPEPPLGPKEKQGGVPVPGPEPDLESLKSPRLPSALPSPESGMFGEAQGSGPREVPPLPLFEGSSPEPSAGPGGPRLEPPWPQDPAQAPPMPSPGHSKIFLLTPVRPSSEGHRPELQETLGLLSGSGLQERTGGPGAPRTPLCLALPAVLAAPEGRPEEEEDDSEDSDESDEELRCYSIQEPSEESEEEAPPVPVVVAESQSARNLRSLLKMPSLLSEAFCEDLERKKKAVSFFDDVTVYLFDQESPTRELGEPFPGAKESSPTFPVGSPGSPSTPGRPRRADRSPDGPAAEEGGGFEWDDGLPPTPAQEPTPCVPAAPAKPSPFSRFTVSPAPASRFSITHVTDSDSGSVGGTRLDTECPPPCSLTCSSLSCQNLPSPCWSASSTSPPSQI